The region TTGCAGCTCCTTCTACAGATCACCATTCGGATCGTGCATTGGCTTCAACGCTTATAATTACATCGAATGGAAGCCGCTATCAGTCTTCCAATTTTGATGCAGCCAATCCTCCGAAAGAATTAACTTCTCTCTACAGAGCAGTACAACAAATCATACAAAGCAAAAAGACAACACAATAGTTGTCTTTTGTTATTCTAAAATATTATTTTTTTTCTACTAAAACTTATACGCAATATTCCAGGCAAATCCCATGGCAAATTTGCCAGAACTTCTTCCAAAGCCGGGAACAATCATCGGTTGTATATCATCCTGCTTTGTCGTATATACTAAGTATTTAGGCTGCAAGTTTACATCTATATAAAAATTAGATTCAAATAACTGGACTCTTCCTCCTAAAGAACCTTCGATCCAGTAAGATGACTGAGTAGAGGAAGGAAACGCTACTGAAGAGCTGCTTCCACCATATCCACGTACCGGAATAGCCATATATTCCTGTTTGTAAAATGCTCCGGCTAATTTACCACCACCGTAAAAACCATTAAATTCATTTTCGGGATCTCTGGCCAACATGTAAAAGCTTCCCAATCGAAGAAAGACACCATTTACTTTGGCATCATATCCATTTTTTTGATAAACATTGGAGTCAAAACCTGCATCTATTACTCCGTGAACTTTATCTTTAATTCTTGAGGATATAAAACCCTGATACAGTTTTCTATCCGAAAAAAAAGAAGCACCTGTATTCAACAGATCAAAACCTACCATAAAATTAGGTTTATAGTGCCATTCTTTTTTATGATCTTCTTTCTTTTCCTGAGCAAAAGCCACAAAATATGAAAGACTAAAAATTAAGGTATAAATTAGTTTTCTCTTCATTTTCAATAAAATTTTGCCCAGTTTCCACACCTAAAACAGTGGTTGGTAATAATAATTCTGATTTTAGATTTTCGTAGTTCTTTTTTATTCCACAGCCCGGCGAAACATAAATCGATTTGGTCGTATAACTTACTCTGACTTTAGACGAATCTGCTTTAGTCGTAGTTTTAATGAACAAATCCGTATAAGGAGAATCATCTACACGCAAGGGAACAAAAACAGAGTCTACATTTTTTTGCCAGCCAAAATCTACAACGTTAGAACCATAATTTACAAATACTTTAATAGAATCTAAAGTAGTCTGCTTTCCTGCTTTTTTAAACTTGATTTTCATTCTCGGTGTACCTTCTCCGCTTTCACAGATATCATCGTCTCCTCCACAGGAAGTAAGCATTCCGAGGCTGCATAATAATATAATAATGCTAATATATTTCATACTTCTACTTTACTTTGGGTCTAAAGCTTTTTCAATTCTGAAGACAAGATCTTCATAGTGATATTTATTTACTGTATTAGAATCTTTTCTTTCGGAAAGTTCTTTTTTTATCGTGACAAGATTTCCTCTTGCAATGGCCGAAACATCAGATCGGTCAGAGTTCTTCACATCAATAAGCTTAATTAAATTATCAACATAATTTCTCTGAAGATTTCTTCCGTACACATCCGGATTTTCTTTTTTAATAATTGAAGCGTTAAGGTCTGAAAATAATTCCACCGTTGTATAGGTATTCTGATCTACCGCTTCCATCTGGAACATATTATTTAATACCATTGGGCTCAAAATTCTTGCAAGAACACCATTTTGAATATCTTCAACGGTTCTTACAGGTGTTTTTCCTGTCTTTTCAAAAATTTCTTTCTTAAGAAGCCATTGTGGTGTGGTGAAAATATTTTCTTCTAAGAATTTCATGGCCTCCTTCTGATCTTTTTTGGCTACGACTTCGTATACAGGTCCTGACTGTTCTGCAGTTTTAGGAGTTTCCATCTGTCCTCCGATGTATTTTGAAACATGTCCTGCATATCTTCTGAACTGTGTCGTTACCTGATCATACATCATTCCAAGGTTATCATAATTTTCATTGGGTGTTTGAGTCCACTTTTCAAGATTATCAATAATTCTTTTAAGATTTTTGATTCCGTAAGTACTTGCAATCATTGCATTGTCTCCTACCTGCTCACTTTGAGATCTGGGATCAAGAGGATTAGATTCAGTTCCAAACCAAAGTCTTTCGTTCTTAAGGTTTTTAATTACCCATTTATTTAAATATTCCTTTTCCAGAACAGGAGTATTATATTGATAGAATCTTCTATATCCCCATTCAATGGCCCAATTGTCATAATCTCCAATTCTCGGCATAATTCCGGATTCTCCAATATTATCTTCCGGCTGTGCCACATAATTAAAACGGGCATAGTCCATGATTGAAGGAGTATGGCCATTTTTTTCCAGCCATTTTTTATCTCTCAATTTTTCAACAGGTACAGTAGAACTTGAACCAAAGTTATGTCTCAATCCTAATGTATGTCCCACTTCATGAGAAGAAACAAAACGGATAAGCTCGCCCATTAATTGATCATCAAATTCAATTTTTCTTGCTCTTTCGTCATTGGGTGAAGCCTGAATAAAATACCAGTTTCTCAACAGCATCATTACATTATGGTACCAATTGATATGGCTTTCCATGATTTCGCCTGTTCTCGGATCTGAAATTGAAGGTCCTGAAGCATTCGGAACATCCGAAGGCTTATAAACGATTGCCGAAAACCTAGCATCTTCAAGGCTCCATTCCGGATCAGTTTTCGCATCAGGAACTTTAGCATAAATTGCGTTTTTAAAACCAGCTTTTTCAAAAGCTTTTTGCCAGTCATTTACTCCTTGAATCAGGTAAGGAACCCACTTTTTAGGGGTTGCCGGATCAATATAGAATACAATAGGTTTTGCAGGCTCTACAAGTTCTCCTCTTTTATATTTTTCTAAATCCTGAGGTTTAGGCTCCAGTCTCCATCTTTTAACTAAAGAAACTCTTTTTACCCCTTGAGGATCAAGGTCAAAATCTGTATATCCCACAGCAAAATATCCTACTCTTGGATCAAAATACCTTGCCTGCATTTTATTTTCGGGCAGAAGAACAAATGAAGCGTTGATTTCCACCGTATAATTACCACTTACTTTCGGCAGGTTGGCAGCCGGAACTCCAGGAATAGGTCTTCCCAGCGTACGGGCAAAAGTTTTGGTGGTATTGATCTCAATATTGGTTGGATAAGATTTTACAAAATTCACAAAAGACATATCTTTCTGAAAAGCGCCCACTTTAAAATCATCTTTAGAATTCGCAGAGAAAGAAACCATTTCATTATCCGAATTTAAAAGATCTGTTACTTCAATAACAGAAGATTTATTATTATTTCCGTACGTTTTTACATCAAAAGATTTAATAATAGACTGCACATTATTTCTGATCACAGAATTGTACATATCTGATGTGGAATCTTTTGCATAGTCAACAAAAGAAATTGATCTTAAAAGTATTTTATCTTTCGGGCCTTTTTCAAAAGCTACCACCTGTTGTCCAATCTGATCTCCTGCATAGCCTGTACTTCCAGAACGCATTCCCGCCGCAGCTTTTGTAAGTCTTGTTACCAACAAAAATTCCTTTTTCAATATATTATCAGGAATTTCAAAATAATATTTATCCTCAATTTTATGAACAGTGATAATCCCCTGGTCGGAAATTGCTTTATCGGTGATAATCTCTTTATAAGACTTCATAGAAGGCTTTTTCTTATCATCCTTTTTCACTTTGGCGGTATCCGTTTTTACTGCCGTAGAATCTTTTTCCTGCCCTTTCAGCTCGTACTGACCAAACATCAAAGCAACTAAGACGAAGGCAGCACTGAGGTTTTTCACTTTTTTCATTTAAATTTTATGATTAATATTTCAAATGTAGGTAATTATTTTTTGATAAGTAATGCAATATTTTCCACGTGATGGGTTTGTGGAAACATATCTACAGGTAAAATTTTAATGACATCATAATGGTCTTTCATCAAAGCAAGATCTCTTGCCTGAGTTGCAGAATTACAGCTTACATAAACCACTTTCTCCGGAGAAAGTTTTAAAATCTGCTCCACAACTTTTTGATGCATCCCGTCTCTTGGTGGGTCCGTAATCAACACATCTGCTTTTGGATGATTCGCAAGGAATTCATCGTTGAAAATATCCTTCATATCTCCACAATAGAATGTCGTGTTGGTGAGACCATTCAGCTCTGCGTGTTCAATTGCCGCATCAATAGCTTCCTGAACAGATTCGATACCGATCACCTGTTTTGCATTTCTCGCCACATATTGTGCAATCGTTCCTGTTCCTGTATATAAATCATAAACGACTTCATCTCCTTTTAAATCGGCAAATTCAAGCGTTTTTCTGTATAACTCCAGAGCTTGTTTATAATTGGTCTGAAAGAACGATTTTGGACCTATTTTAAACTTCAGTCCGTCCATTTCTTCCATCAAATACCCTTCTCCGAAATATACATTGATATCCAGATCATAAATAGAGTCATTGGGCTTTGGATTAATAGCATACACCAGCGTTTTTATCTGAGGGAATTTCTCTAATAAAAATTCAAAAAGCTTTTCTCTGTTTTCTTTTTCTTCTCTGTACAGTTGGAAAAGAACCATCCATTCGCCTTTAGAATTCTGTCTCATCATTAAGGTTCTTAAAAAACCTTCATGATTTCTGACATCAAAGAAATCCAGTCCGTTATCTACCGCATATTTTTTTACAGCAAGTCTGATTTGATTGGAAGGATCTTCCTGCAGGAAACATTCTTTAAGATCAAGAATTTTGCTCCACATTCCCGGAATATGGAAACCTAAGGCATCTTTATTTCCAAAATTTTCTTCAGAACTTATCTCGTATTGAGTAAGCCAACGGGCATTCGAGAACGAAAACTCCATTTTATTTCTATAAAAATACTGTTCTTCCGAACCCAGAATAGGAACGGTTTCAAAGTTTTCAATTCCGCCAATTCGTTTGATGTTGTTGTACACTTCTTCCTGCTTGAAATCAAGTTGCTTTTCATAGCTCATATTCTGCCATTTGCAACCTCCGCAAACTCCAAAATGAATACATTTAGGATCAACTCGGTAAGGAGATTTTTCAAGAACGTCTATAGCTTCGCCTTCATAATATTTTGACTTCGCCTTTTTCACTTTCACATTCACAATATCACCAGGAATTGCTCCGGTTACCATCACCGCTTTCCCTTCTTCCGTTTTCCCGATAGCAACACCCTTTGCACCAGCTGTCAACAGTTTTATATTTTCAAGAACTAAATTTTTCTTATTCTTTCTGCTCATTCTAAAATTTTCTATTTTTCTAATTGAAACTTTAAAAGTTTCATGTCTGCAAAAATACAATAAAAAAAACCTTATCCGAAGACAAGGTTTTATATGTTATTAAATGTTTATTATTTTGTCTGAGCCGGTTGAGGAGCCTGCTTTTGTGCAGCAGCCTGCTGAGCCGCTACTACCGCGGGATCCATTCCTGCACCTTGTTGTAACTGAACATTGGGAGCTACTTTAGGAGCAGATAAACCAGTTTGCTTATCCAAAACCGTTACCAATTCCTGCTCACCAAGATTTACAAAAGATCTGCTTGCAATTTTCCCGTCTTTATCAACGATTACAAAATTTGGAAGTTTGAATCCATAGATACCATATTTCTTTGCAATATCAGAGCTTAATCCTCCTTCTGCATATACGTTTGTTCCTGGAATTCCTTTGAACATTGCATTGCTTGTCTTAATAAACTGATCTTTAGTGTCATCAACATTTACAAAAACAAAATTCATTTTTGATTTATAGAAATTAACAACTTCTTTCAAAACAGGCACTGTAGATTCTGCGATATAAGGATTCCAAGATGCATAGAAACATAACATGTAAGGCTTCCCTTTATTTTCTGACAATTTGTAAGATTTACCATCCTGCTTGATCAATGATGCTTCCGGAGCAACTTCTCCTACTTTCAATCCGATTACAGCCGTCTGAATTTTAGCTAAATCTGCTTTAATAGTAGCGTCTTTAATTTCAGTATCAATGATTTTCTTAATTTTATCTGAAGTTTTAGCAGGAGTACCTGGGTGAATATCAGACTGTGCCATTACAAAAGCTAATAAATAATCTTTAGCTGTATCAGATAAATTTTTATCCGTTTTTAAATACTGAGAGAAAAGCTCAGAAGTTGTAATATCAGTTTTACTTTTACTGTTAGCTTCTGCATATTTTTGGAAATCAGGGCTAATTTTAGTCAATAAATATTGTCTGTAGAAAGGATTTTCTTTTACCATTACATCCTTATTCTCCTGAAGTTTGTTTTCATAGTCTGTAAACACTTTTGAAGGCTTGAATGAAGGGTTTCCCGAAAACTGCTTCTGTCTCATCTCATACTGCATAAGAATAGAAAGTATTGTTGCAGAAAGATCGTTCTTTTTCCAAGTTACAATTTCATTATCCGGATTGAATTTTTTAACATTCTGATCAATATTATCACTGATGTTTTTTTCAATTTTCTGAACTCCTGCAACGAAAGCTTTGTCATCTTTCGTCATCAGTTCAGACATCGTAGTGTTTACCTTTTGTCCGTATTCTCCAAGGTATTTTTGAGTTGCCATAAAGAAGTCATTATTCTTTTTAGCATCACCAGTAATTACATATTCTGATGGGAAAGTAAGTCCGTTTCCTGAAATTTCAAGAGTCTGTCCTCCTTTAAGATATACTAAATTCTGCTTCCCAGCATAATTGATTAAATACATTCCATTTTTAGGAGCCTCAAAGCTTCCTGAGAATGTTCCGTCATTTTTTACACCAATATTTGCCAAAGGTAACGTAGCTACCCCTGAAGCTTCAATAAATTCGATTCTCTCTAATGGAGAAGCTCCTGTAATTTTTCCTTTTACTTCAACTTTTTTAGAGCAAGACACCGCAAAAACAGCGATGATAAACAATAAAAGATATTTTTTCATTTTTGATTTTAATAATGTAGCAAAAATAGGTTTTTCCAATCAACTGAAAACAATTATTTAAGGTATTTTATGAAAGATTTAACTAATATTTCAGTTATTCAGAAAAACAATGGGATAAACTTATTCTATGGACAGAAAAATTACCGGGCAATGGTAAGTAGCTCGTCCATACCATTGAAGTTTTTCTTCCACATTATAACATTTATTTTCGCCTATTTTATTCGCTTTCTTCATTTTAATTACAAAACTACCGAGTGAGACAAATCCTACATATATATTTTTAAAAGTTTCGTCAATGATAATATTTCTATGGTTAACATCTATTTCTAAATATTTACCATTACCCGTAAAATTCACCTCTGTTTTCGGAAAAAGATATTGTGGATTTTTACAGTCTGCTGATTCACAAGTGTACATAAAAGCAATGATTTTTGTATCACTTTTATCAATCCTTTCTCCTGTTACCGGATGTTTTCCGCCACTGAAATAGTATCTTATTTTATTTATTTTTTTACCTATATACAATTTGTTTTCAGGAATCTCAACCATTCTTGATGTGCCCGGTCGAATGTATAGTCGTGAAGCCCATCCTTTATCTTCTATACCAATTAATGTCTCTTCTTTTTTACCATTAATAATAACAGTCTCAATAATTTTCCCTGAAGAAAAATTTAAAACAGAGTCTTTAATTTTTAATTCTTCTTTATAGAGATGGTAGTCAATCTTTTTATCTAAATCAATAATTATAAAGCTTTCCGCCTTATTGATGCTTTCCAAAGGAATATCAACAGCACCATTTTCAGAAATAAACAATTGGTTTTCTTGACCGTATATTTCAATCTGGTAATTTTTGATAAATTCTGAATCTTTTTTAAGCTGGAAATTTTGTGCAGTATAAACCGCAGAACAACATAAAAAAATGAATACAAAAAGTTTCTGATGAAGTAGTTTGCCTATTTGTGAACTGCTCACATTCATATTCTAAAGATATTTGAAGAAATTATTACATAAAAAAATCGTCAGCCGGTAAAGGTGACGATTTTTTATTTATAAAATGATAAAATTTTATCCTCTGTCAACAAGAGCTGCCATATATTCTCTGTTCATTCTGGCAATGTTTTCAAGAGAAATTCCTTTCGGACATTCTACTTCACAAGCACCGGTATTTGAACAGTTTCCGAATCCTTCTTCGTCCATAGCTTTCACCATGTTCAGAACTCTTCGCTTCGCTTCTACTCTACCTTGAGGTAAAAGAGCATACTGAGAAACTTTAGCCCCTACGAATAGCATTGCAGAACCGTTTTTACATGTAGCTACACAAGCTCCACATCCGATACAAGCCGCAGCATCCATTGCTTTGTCTGCATCTTCTTTGGGAACCGGAATTGCATTTGCATCCAAAGTATTTCCTGAAGTGTTCACCGAAATGAAACCACCTGCAGCCATTACTCTGTCGAACGCGCTTCTGTCTACCATTAAATCTTTAATAACCGGGAAAGCAGCACTTCTCCAAGGTTCAATAACGATCGTTTCACCGTCTTTGAACATTCTCATGTGAAGCTGGCAAGTCGTGATCCCTGTATCCGGACCGTGTGCTCTACCATTGATGTAAAGAGAACACATCCCACAAATTCCTTCACGACAATCGTGATCGAAAGCTACAGGCTCTTTTCCTTCGTTAATAAGATTTTCGTTCAGAATGTCCAACATTTCCAAAAATGAAGAATCTGTAGAAACATCTGATATTTTATAGGTCTCAAACTGACCTTTAGTTTTATTATTTTTTTGTCTCCAAATTTTCAGCGTAAGATGTAAGCCTTTTTTTGCACTCATAATTTTTTATTTATAGGTTGGAGATTATTTGTAACTTCTAGTTTTAACCTCGATGTTGTCATATATCAGTTCTTCTTTGTGCAACACCTCTCTGTTGATGTCACTTCCCTGATATTCCCAAGCTCCGACGTATTTGTAATTAACGTCATCTCTTTCCGCTTCTCCGTCCGGAGTTGAGTGGTCTTCACGGAAATGTCCTCCACAAGACTCATTTCTGTGCAATGCATCGATAGCCATTAATTGTCCAAGTTCAAGGAAATCTGCAACTCTGAATGCTTTTTCAAGTTCAGTGTTCATTCCGTCATTATCTCCAGGAACTTTTACGTTTTTCCAGAAGTCGTTTCTTACTTCTTCAATTTCTTTGATTGCTTCTGCCAATCCTTCAGGAGTTCTACCCATTCCCACCTTGTTCCACATAATGTTTCCTAGTTGCTTGTGGAAGTGGTCTACTGAATGTGTTCCTTTATTATTTAAGAAGAAATCAACTTTATCTTTAATTCCTTTTTCAGCCTCATCAAATGCTGTTGAATTGGTAGGAATAACACCTGTTCTGATATCTGCAGAAAGATAATCAGCAATTGTATAAGGAAGTACGAAATATCCGTCAGCCAAACCTTGCATCAATGCAGAAGCTCCCAATCTGTTTGCTCCGTGATCTGAGAAATTCGCCTCACCAATTACGAAACATCCAGGAATAGTAGACTGTAGGTTATAATCAACCCAAACACCACCCATGGTATAGTGAACTGCAGGATAAATCTTCATTGGAGTTTTGTAAGGATCATCAGCCGTAATTTTTTCATACATTACGAATAAGTTACCATACTTTTCCTCAACCCAAGCTTTTCCTAAATCATAGATCTGCTGATCGGTTGGATTATGAATATGCTTTTCGATAGCGGCTTCTCTACCTTTTTTCATGATCTCTGTAGAGAAATCAAGGTAAACACCTTCTTTTGTATCATTATTTTCGATTCCGTATCCAGCATCACATCTTTCCTTAGCAGCTCTTGACGCAACGTCTCTAGGTACCAAGTTTCCGAAAGCCGGGTATCTTCTTTCCAAATAATAATCTCTATCTTCTTCTTTAATATTTTCAGGTCTTAGTTTCCCTTCTCTGATGGCTACTGAATCTTCAATTTTCTTAGGAACCCAGATTCTTCCTGAGTTTCTTAATGATTCAGACATCAAAGTCAGTTTAGACTGCTGTGTTCCGTGAACAGGAATACAAGTCGGGTGAATCTGTACGTAACAAGGGTTTGCAAAATATGCTCCTTTTTTGTGGATCTTCCAAGCTGCAGAAACGTTTGAACCCATTGCGTTGGTAGAAAGGAAATATACGTTTCCGTAACCTCCCGAAGCAATGACAACAGCGTGAGCTGAATGTCTTTCGATCTCACCAGTTACAAGATTTCTTGCAATGATCCCTCTTGCTTTTCCATCAACAATTACAAGATCCATCATTTCATGACGGTTGTACATTTTGATTCTACCTTTACCGATCTGACGGCTCATTGCAGAATATGCACCTAATAATAACTGTTGTCCAGTCTGTCCTTTTGCGTAGAAAGTTCTTTTTACCTGAACCCCTCCAAATGAACGGTTATCTAACTGACCTCCGTAATCTCTACCGAAAGGAACTCCCTGAGAAACACACTGGTCGATAATATTCGCAGAAACTTCAGCTAATCTGTAAACGTTTGCCTCTCTTGCTCTATAGTCACCACCTTTAATCGTGTCATAGAACAATCTGTAGGTAGAGTCACCGTCTCCCTGATAATTTTTAGCCGCGTTGATTCCTCCCTGAGCAGCAATAGAGTGTGCTCTTCTTGGAGAATCCTGATAACAGAATGCCTTTACATTATATCCCTGTTCAGCCAAAGTAGCTGCAGCAGAACCTCCTGCCAAACCTGTACCTACAACAATAATATCAATCTTATCTCTGTTGTTTGGTGCAACAAGGTTCATATGGTCTTTATGATTTTTCCACTTATCCTTTAAAGGACCCGCCGGAATTTTTGAATCTAATTTACTCATATTGGTATATTGATATTATTGAGTTACAAAGTGAAAAATTGCGATAAAAATAAATCCTGCAGGAATAAGGATAGAATACCATTTCCCAAAAGCTTTAATTACCGGAGTATATTTTGGGTGTCTAGCCCCGATTGACTGGAATGAAGACTGGAAACCGTGAGCCAAATGCAGACCCAACAATACAAAAGCAATCACATAGATCGCTACTCTCCAAAGATCAGCAAACTTCTCATGAAGCTCCGGCCAGAAACGCTCAGCATCAGGAGCAATCCCCTGAATGTACTTGTAGCTCATCTCGTGAAACCAGAAATCATAAAAGTGTAAAACAAGGAAAGCCAAAACAACAGCTCCAGAAATAATCATATTTCTGGACATCCATGAAGAGTTCACAGAAGGATTGTTTGATGCGTACTTTACAGGACGCGCCTTGTTATTCTTAATTTCAAGAACAAATCCCATAATGAAATGGAAAAGAACTGCAAAACCAAGAATAGGCTGCATTAAGAACTGCACAAAAGGATTATAGCCCATGAAATCTGATGCTGTATTGAATGCATCACGATTCAGAACTGATAACAAATTGGTCGTCAAATGCAGTATAAGAAAAATCAGCAAAAATAGAGCTGATAATGCCATAGCATATTTTCTACCTATCGTAGAACTCGTTAAACCTGCCATATAAGTTTAAATTTGAATTTCCACAAAATTATGAAATGTTAACAATATCAAAAAGTGAGAAATCTCACAATTTATCAGTTTGTAATCTTTCTAAATAAGAATTTAAACATTATTAATTAAAGAGAAAATAAAAATTTTAACAATTATTTTATCATATAAATCCTGTTGTCATAAATGATCTTTTGAGCATCATCCGGAATCGTTTTTACAACAGCCAAACTTATCCTTCGTGACGCACAATATGGATTAATAATAAACTTTTTAACCTTCTGTCTATCTGAATTTTTATCAATCCAGAAGCACACTTCATTTCCTTTTTTCACAGAAAATACTTTATGCTTATAAAAATCATGCAATAACACCTCATCTCTTTTATTTTCATAAATATTGAAACCTGTCCTGACTATTAAAAACATTAAGGTGTACATTATCAATCTCGCAGAATTTTTAACATTAAATTTTAAAATCAAAAACCGAAGCAAATAAACAGCTATAAACAGACATCCAACTTCTAAAAGGTTCATCGCTATATTCTCCGAAAAAAGAAAGTCAACACCCGCAAACCAATGAATCAATTTGAGTAATTCCTGAACTATAAAATCATAAATAGTGTTAATAAAAGACATATCCAAACCAAACGCAATTAAGGCCGTTATTACCAATGAAAATACAATGATAACCTCGGAAAAAGGCACAATAATAAAATTGGCAAGAATAGAAATCAATGAAAACTGATGGAAATAAAACAATACTAAAGGTAATGTTGCCAATTGTGCAGAAAGAGAAATCGACACCGTATTAAAAATCAACTTCTTAAAATAATTATTGGTTTTAGGCAAATAATTTAAAATCGGCTGATTCAACCAATAAATTCCCAAAACAGCAAGAAAGCTTAGTTGGAAACCCACATCGAAAAGCTGCTGAGAATCATTAATTAAAATGATAAAAGCAGACAAAGCCAGGGAGTGCAGTAAATCCGGTTTCCGCTGAAGCAGAACATACATAAAATAGAAAGTCAGCATAATACACGATCTTATTACTGAATTTCCGAATCCTATAAACGCAGCGAACAGCCAGATAAAAATCAAACTGGAAATGATTGCATATTTTCTGAACCGCAGAGGTAAAATCTTTATCAACACCATATAGAACAATCCGAAAATCACTACAATATGTGTCCCGGAAATTGCTAA is a window of Candidatus Chryseobacterium colombiense DNA encoding:
- a CDS encoding fumarate reductase/succinate dehydrogenase flavoprotein subunit — protein: MSKLDSKIPAGPLKDKWKNHKDHMNLVAPNNRDKIDIIVVGTGLAGGSAAATLAEQGYNVKAFCYQDSPRRAHSIAAQGGINAAKNYQGDGDSTYRLFYDTIKGGDYRAREANVYRLAEVSANIIDQCVSQGVPFGRDYGGQLDNRSFGGVQVKRTFYAKGQTGQQLLLGAYSAMSRQIGKGRIKMYNRHEMMDLVIVDGKARGIIARNLVTGEIERHSAHAVVIASGGYGNVYFLSTNAMGSNVSAAWKIHKKGAYFANPCYVQIHPTCIPVHGTQQSKLTLMSESLRNSGRIWVPKKIEDSVAIREGKLRPENIKEEDRDYYLERRYPAFGNLVPRDVASRAAKERCDAGYGIENNDTKEGVYLDFSTEIMKKGREAAIEKHIHNPTDQQIYDLGKAWVEEKYGNLFVMYEKITADDPYKTPMKIYPAVHYTMGGVWVDYNLQSTIPGCFVIGEANFSDHGANRLGASALMQGLADGYFVLPYTIADYLSADIRTGVIPTNSTAFDEAEKGIKDKVDFFLNNKGTHSVDHFHKQLGNIMWNKVGMGRTPEGLAEAIKEIEEVRNDFWKNVKVPGDNDGMNTELEKAFRVADFLELGQLMAIDALHRNESCGGHFREDHSTPDGEAERDDVNYKYVGAWEYQGSDINREVLHKEELIYDNIEVKTRSYK
- a CDS encoding succinate dehydrogenase cytochrome b subunit; this encodes MAGLTSSTIGRKYAMALSALFLLIFLILHLTTNLLSVLNRDAFNTASDFMGYNPFVQFLMQPILGFAVLFHFIMGFVLEIKNNKARPVKYASNNPSVNSSWMSRNMIISGAVVLAFLVLHFYDFWFHEMSYKYIQGIAPDAERFWPELHEKFADLWRVAIYVIAFVLLGLHLAHGFQSSFQSIGARHPKYTPVIKAFGKWYSILIPAGFIFIAIFHFVTQ
- a CDS encoding ComEC/Rec2 family competence protein, with the translated sequence MLVQTQMILNRQPLLILVIAFILGIFLQDIFPVTGYVIAGIIFLSLIFLLTTFYYSYLVSKVKPILLAVSFFGIGICFHYSKQFNEKSEFSQKEDFIVFKISKKLNSTEKYKKYEALVQSGKKYENALIYLPKEFKELDFENYYKSKAFRYDVKKPQYDFQFDYAKYLHRKKIQSQFYLNGEILSKHRSDLSVTEKVQQKRVEVLQKINQSSLLPKSQEFLKGIILADRTEIDAETLQDFNKSGLVHFLAISGTHIVVIFGLFYMVLIKILPLRFRKYAIISSLIFIWLFAAFIGFGNSVIRSCIMLTFYFMYVLLQRKPDLLHSLALSAFIILINDSQQLFDVGFQLSFLAVLGIYWLNQPILNYLPKTNNYFKKLIFNTVSISLSAQLATLPLVLFYFHQFSLISILANFIIVPFSEVIIVFSLVITALIAFGLDMSFINTIYDFIVQELLKLIHWFAGVDFLFSENIAMNLLEVGCLFIAVYLLRFLILKFNVKNSARLIMYTLMFLIVRTGFNIYENKRDEVLLHDFYKHKVFSVKKGNEVCFWIDKNSDRQKVKKFIINPYCASRRISLAVVKTIPDDAQKIIYDNRIYMIK